One window of Hippoglossus stenolepis isolate QCI-W04-F060 chromosome 1, HSTE1.2, whole genome shotgun sequence genomic DNA carries:
- the gins2 gene encoding DNA replication complex GINS protein PSF2: protein MDPAEVEFLSEKETVKIIPNFSLDKIYLIGGDLGPFNPGLPVDVPVWLALNLKQRQKCRIVPPEWMDVEKLEEIRELERKEETFTPVPSPYYMELTKLLLNHASDNIPKADEIRTLVKDIWDTRIAKLRLSADSFISQQEAHAKLDNLTLMEINTIRSFFLDSLNFMYKLRSNMQPGSSKGQLNDY, encoded by the exons ATGGATCCCGCAGAGGTGGAGTTCCTCTCGGAGAAAGAGACGGTGAAGATCATTCCAAACTTCAGTCTGGACAAGATCTATCTGATCGGG GGGGACCTGGGCCCCTTCAACCCCGGGCTGCCAGTGGATGTCCCTGTGTGGTTGGCTCTCAACctcaaacagagacagaagtgCAGAATCGTTCCTCCTGAGTGGATGGATGTTG AGAAACTGGAGGAGATACGAGAACttgagaggaaagaggaaacttTCACTCCTGTTCCTAGTCCGTACTACATGGAGCTgaccaaactgctgctgaacCA CGCGTCAGATAACATCCCTAAGGCAGATGAGATCCGCACGCTGGTCAAAGACATCTGGGACACGCGCATTGCCAAACTCCGCCTGTCCGCAGACAGCTTCATCAGTCAGCAGGAGGCTCATGCCAAG CTGGACAACCTGACTCTGATGGAGATCAACACCATTCGATCGTTTTTCCTCGACTCTCTTAACTTTATGTACAAGCTACGTTCCAATATGCAACCTGGTTCCAGTAAAGGACAGTTAAATGACTATTGA